The region ttacagacccaggggaatttccacaatggcagaagaagctggcctgccttcacaggcccaagcagagagagcgaagcacaagccaaaagccaaaagccacactgcacacttcaggaactccagctaggcacactttgcatatctttagattgaaatctgaaacccaccaccacaccttaagatccactcagtgacaccgcctccagccaggtggctgcagatgcaaactacaaacaaataaaaaactgaatatatttggggtcatctattcaaaccaccacaccatgtaaagccagacacacaaagtggcacacatgtctggagtttattttagtagcaagaggccctggtgtgaccgttctctctctctcaaattaataaatagctggatgtggcggcacatgcttttattcccagcattgaaaggctcaggtaggaggattgccatgagtttaagaccagcctgggctacagtgagactctacctcaaaaaaacaaaaaaaaattttttttagagataaaCACAATAATAAAGCTTGTGCTCAGAACTCTTTTCCACAAATAACTCCAGAGGTGCCTGAACAGGCCCGGGAGGGTGTAGAATGGGAAAAGCCTGCTCAGGAGCAATCTGAAAGGGCCCAGGATGTAGTTCTACCTGATGCCCTGCTCTGCTCCCattatgcctcagtttctccacctCAGACTATTTTAGATACTGAGCAGGAAGAGTCCGCAGTGGCACATGTGCTGCTCCTCTAAGGGCCTGCCCGACGTTTTCCAGACAGGCCGACCGACCACCCCGGCCAACTTTGGGCTCCAGACCCACAGGAATAGTTTTCTCAGCCCCCGATTAAGGTGTCTGCTTTATAGGTCCCCAATCTCAGCATAATGGGAACTTAGGGGTTCAGGACAAGTCCTTGGACTCCAAACCCTGAATTTGTGTGTTTTTTCTTAAACTTCAaaattcttcttaaaaaatatttttatttatttatttacttatttgagagagagagagagacacacagagagagacagagacagagagagagaggcagagagagggggagagaagaagagaaaaagagaatgggtgcaccagggcctccaaccacactgcaaaggactccagacatatgtgcctccttgtgcatctggtttacatgggtcctggggaattgaagctgggtccttggctttgcaggcaagcaccttaactgctaagctgcctccccaacccccccttttttttgtttttttcaaggtaggatctcactctctcactctagtccaggctgcctggaatttacaatggcgtttcagggtggcctcgaactcacggcgatcctcctacctttgcctccaaagtgctgggattaaaggtgtgcaccaccaaacctggctccctgtttttcttttttttgggggggaggggtggtttcgaggtagtgtttcactctagctcaagctgacctggaattcatctgtagtctcatggtagcctgaaactcacagtgatcctaccacctctgcctcctgagtgctgagattaaaagtgtgcgctgCCACACCCAAGTCTGTATCTGCTTTTAACTAAAGAATTGGGTAAACCaggctgagaaggataatttataAACCATCACATTTTATTCGGAAATATCAGGGATATGAGGGACTAGGAAGGttcaagaagggaggaagggaaagtggACGCACCCACGTGGTCTGGGGAGAGTTGAGAATAGAGTTCGAAAACCAAAAATGGGAGAATGGATACACCCATGTGGTCTAAAAGCCCATGTGAGAGAACAAATGGGGGCCCTGGAAATAAAATAGTGAAAAGGGATTTTTCTAAAAAGGTGCGTGCTTTCAAAGAAACTGAAAGGTCATAAAAATagtaacaacagggctggagagatggcttagcggttaagcacttgcctgtgaagcctaaggatcccggttcgaggctcaattccccaggacccacattagtcagatgcacaagggggcgcacgcgtctggagttcgtttgcagaggctggaaggcctggcgcgcccattctctctctctccctctatctgtctttctctctgtgtgtgtcgctctcaaaaaataaaataaaataaaaattaaaaaaaaatagtaacaacagCAAAATCCTTCCCCAGGTGGTCAGCCAAGAGGGCAGCCCAGGGGCGGAGACGCCTGCAGCCAAAGAGCAGGGAAACTCCCTTCTGCCCTTCTGTGAGCCCAGGCAGGAGATTTGAAGGCAGGGCTCCAGAAGAGGTTGACACACCTGTGTCAGGTGTGCAAGCCAATTGGCCTGGcctcatggtttattgtctataattatgtcaataaaaaaataattaattagttttaaaagcacattagggcttgagagatggctgagtggttaaggtgcttgcctgagaaacctaagcaCCCACGTTCAACTTcctagagcccacgtaagccaggtgcacgaggtggtgcaGGCGTCTGCAGTTGaaatgtagtggctagagtcctgggtgtgccaattctctctttcaaaacaagcaaacacaaaccACAAATGGGGCGTGGctgcatatacctttaatcccagcaccagggaggcagaggtagaaggatcaccatgagttcgaggccaccgtgagactacatagtgaattccaggtcagcctggactagggtgagaccctacctcgaaaaactaaccaaccaaccaaacaaacaaattacaTAGATGTATGAaacatattatattaaatataataagtatattaaaatatatacttcaAAAACATGCTACTGAAAAGCTCCgcaaccaaggtttgatttcctagtatccatgtaaccccagatgcccaaagtggcacgtgtctggaattcgtttgcagtggctagaggccctggtgtacccagatgctctgtctctttctctctgtgtccctctctctctctctcagaaaaaaaaaaaaaaagaaaaagaaaagaaaagaaaagaaaaaaggaaggaaggaaggaaggaaggaagggagggagggagggagggagggaggagggagggagggagggagggaaggaaggagggaaggaaggaaggctggagagatggcttagcggttaagcacctgcctgtgacgcctaaggaagctggttcgaggcttgattctccaggacccactttagccaggtgcacaagggggccaaggggtcgcacgcgtctggagttcgtttgcagtgactggaggccctggcgcgcccattttttctctctctctatctgcctctttctgtcactttcaaataaataaataaaaataaacaaaaaaaaatttaaaaaatgacaaccaggaactggggagatggcttagcagttaaagacactggtTTGGAAAGCCTTCtgcccatgttcgattccccagtacccacgtcaagccaaATGAACCAagcggcgcatgcgtctggagttcacttgcagtgaaaagaggccctggcacacccactttctttatctcttaactaaataaataaagtatcaaaTATCATTGCACAAAGGCTTCCCAGATCACCTCACGCTAGCATGGAGGTCCAATCTGGGTCCCCAGCCTTCATCTGACATTATTTTCCATCAGTGCATTTTATGTGTAGTCTGCACCAGTGCACCGTGGCGTCTTTTGCTGGCTGTTTCATCCATTGCAATTGGCACCGCTTCCCACACAATAGGTGCTCAacaaatggttgagcaaatgcaGTTTTCTTCCATCAAAATATCGAgtttccagccgggcgtggtagcgcacgcctttaatcctagtccgaggtaggaggatcgctgatcGCTATgtgtttgagggcaccctgagactacatagtgaattccaggtcagcctgagctagagtgagacccccacctcaatcCCCCACCCTcgcaaaaaaattaattaaaaaaatcttgctCCTCTCCAGTCTTTCCACCTGCTGCTGCCTGCGCTGGGCCATCTGGAAGTCAGCAGTCGGGTCTAGTCCCCGAGGAAGACATCCAGAAGCCCACACGCCTTAGCTGAACCCTAGACTTTTGGAAGTAACTTGGGTACCCTCTCCGAGTCTCCCCTTTTCTGTGGTTCTCCAAAGCCAGCAAGGAAGAGACACCTGCACCTCAGAGCCCTGAGCCCCGCCCCTCTGCCCCCCGCCCCTCTGCCCCCCGCCCCTCtgcgccccgccccccccgccaGTGGCCTGGCCACGCCCCCGCGATGACTTCGTGGGTCCTCGCTACTGGCCCTCGGCTAGACGCTGCGAGGCGCCCCCACTTCTGATTGGCCGCGTGTCCTCCCACGCCTCGCCCAGAGAAACAACAACCGACACGTGCTGACCCGTGGGGCTGCTTTATTGGCCGGCGTGGTCCGGACACGCCCACTCGCCCTCTGCCCGCCTCCCGATTCCCGCTTCTTCTTGCTATTGGCTGGCTGAGCCCGGGGGCCCCGCCCTCTACCGCTGTCGCTCAGCCATCTCGGGCGTGGATTGGCCGACAGAGCGAGGGGCGAGGCGGGGCTTGGAGGTGGGTTAAGTGGATGCGCGCCGCGGGTCCCCTCGGAGCCGGCAGTGCCCCGGGGCTGGCGCGGAAGCTAGGTTCGATGGCTTGGCGAGGCCTGGCGACCGAGTTCTCGCAGGTGCCCGCGGTGACGCGCGCCTACACCACGGCCTGCGTGCTCACTACAGCCGCCGTGGTGAGCGGGCCGGCGCTGTGGTTACAGCTCCTGGGGGTGCAAGGAGGTGATGGGGGGTTGGGGTGGGAGCCCTGGGGGCCACACTCCCTGACCCGTCGGTCCCCTGGCCCCACAGCAGCTGGACCTCCTCAGTCCTTTCCAGCTGTACTTCAACCCCCACCTGGTGTTCCGGAAGTTCCAGGTGAGGCCGCCCCTGCCCCCCAGCACCTGTCGTAGGCCTTGGCCTtcaccccctccccacttccaACCCCACCGCCTTGGTCCCCTCCACTCCTTTACAGGTCTGGAGGCTCGTCACTAGCTTCCTCTTCTTCGGTCACCTGGGATTCGGCTTCTTGTTCAACATGCTCTTTGTGTAGGCTGCTGGGATGGTGGGGCGTGGAGGGGGAGGTTGCTGGGTGGTAGGTGGCCTgggaatggggaaactgaggcaacgCCCGAGTAGCATTTCCTGTACCAACCTTGCAGGTTCCGCTACTGTCGCATGCTGGAGGAAGGGTCCTTCCGGGGTCGCACAGCCGACTTtgtcttcatgtttttctttggCGGTGTCCTTATGACAGTATCCTTCTCCTGGGCCAGGGGACGCTTCGTTCTGGCTGTCTTAGCCCCTGGGGGGCCCGGGCCTGGAGTGACAGGTGTTCAGGGCTTAGGATGTGTTGAGCAGTCATGCGTGCTCAGCTCTAGGCGCCAGCGCTTCAGGGCCCAGGTAGAACACAACAGAGATAGCCAGGTCAGGTACTGAGAGCTGAACCCCCAAATGCAAGTAGTTTCAAGAGACCGAGGCACAAGCATATACAGTGATGGAGCCCTGGGGACGGGCCCGAGGGCCACAGAGCGAAGGGGAGTCCGGGAGGCCCTGTGGACTAAGCCTTGCTCCAGGAACCTTGACTCCGGCCCAGCTGTTGGGACTCCTGGGTAGCCTCTTCTTCCTGGGACAGGCCCTCATGGCCATGCTGGTGTACGTGTGGAGCCGACGCAGCCCTCTAGTGAGGGtcaatttttttggtttactcAACTTCCAGGCGCCATTCCTGCCTTGGGCTCTCATGGGCTTCTCACTGCTGCTGGGCAACTCAGTCCTCACAGACCTGCTTGGTGAGCCTGCCTGCTGGCCCGCTCCACTTACCCCGCAGAACTCTTCGCCCCTGCACTGGACCTCTCTTCcaccccaccccctcttcctgTCCTGGTTTCTGTTCTTTTGCTCCCCCCAAAAGTCTGCTGGTCCACAGGATTTGCATGTGCGGTGGTGACCTGCTGACGGCATGTTAGTGTTAGTCTCTACTGGCAGTGCCTGCTTCTCTGCTCCCAGGACCCACCACGTCTTCTGCCCCCAAGCCCAGTCCACTACGTCCCTGCAGCCTCTAAGCCTGTCCTTCAAGGAAGGCCGGCCCTGGTAGACATTGAAGATATTCAGGCTGTTGGAGGGTGGCCTCTGCTAGCCTGTGACTGTCTCGCAGGAATTGCTGTGGGCCATGTCTATTATTTCCTGGAAGATGTCTTCCCCAATCAGCCTGGAGGCAAGAGACTGCTACTGACccctggctttctgtgagtgctGGAGGTGACTCCCCACCCCATGGAGGAATCCTGTGGTGGCCTCTGCTCAGTATGGGCCTCTCCTCACAGGAAGCTGCTACTGGATGCCCCTCAGGAGGACCCCAATTATCAGCCTCTTCCAGAGGAGCAGCCAGGACCCCATCTGCCACCCCCAGAGCAGTGAACGGCTGTGGCTGGCCCAGGTCTGCTTCCCCTTCGCCCCTGCCGTAACACGGAAGCTGTCCATGGCCCTAGCTCTGACGGGCCTTCTCTGTCCGACTGTAGGTGGCAGGACATGGGGCGCAGAGAGGGCCAGCAGTGTCCATGGTGCCCAGCAGAACTCTG is a window of Jaculus jaculus isolate mJacJac1 chromosome 13, mJacJac1.mat.Y.cur, whole genome shotgun sequence DNA encoding:
- the Derl3 gene encoding derlin-3, with product MAWRGLATEFSQVPAVTRAYTTACVLTTAAVQLDLLSPFQLYFNPHLVFRKFQVWRLVTSFLFFGHLGFGFLFNMLFVFRYCRMLEEGSFRGRTADFVFMFFFGGVLMTLLGLLGSLFFLGQALMAMLVYVWSRRSPLVRVNFFGLLNFQAPFLPWALMGFSLLLGNSVLTDLLGIAVGHVYYFLEDVFPNQPGGKRLLLTPGFLKLLLDAPQEDPNYQPLPEEQPGPHLPPPEQ